From a single Streptomyces sp. NBC_00377 genomic region:
- a CDS encoding SAV_2336 N-terminal domain-related protein: protein MASEEAPTTNPMREPKGVPSALERLTALLTAAADTPPTPRELAELLWLAQLSGDPVERNAPDGTDPAASAAAERAERDSAGTAGDTNAGTPSGAAGGTAGRADGGADDGAPAGPTPAAPAERVPLRLPTPAPASGATAGSSPVLAPAPTMLPHPLALQRALRPLKRTVPSARARLLDERATADRIARLGAHPDVWLPVLRPARDRWLRLNLVHDTGPTMPVWRPLVRELHTALAQSGVFRTVTLHPATPDGEARHVPDPADGRTVTLIVSDCMGPQWRPGPAGEHWYRTLRHWATRMPLAVVQPLPEHLWPTTALPAEPGLLSSATRAAPLRALAFTAYDPDAAPRPGGALPLPVLEPGAPWLANWAALVADPGGARVPGAVAWLPAAPAPPPSSGQEEPGGAALSAQDLVLRFRSTASREAFRLAGHLALAVPSVPVMRLVQRAVSRDPRPQHLAEVILSGLLTTAPGPPGSYDFRPGVRDLLLRTLPRTARGRARGLLDRIGALIDERAGLRTGEFRAETGGPDGTAPAFATVSEETVRRLGGNVEERPWPQQPESEPPASETPGPPPSGAGSPESERPESERPVAERPESERPVAERPVAGASERTTLLFETATDLTASPETRITLEYAVHEVLARGDLTPQQYEVRVRENGYLVRIRPGTYLLPVLAAALRGLPGPLAEPAGRPLLRVTFGDGPGMPAPPPSTAPVVLTVPPDLYAAFADSSAAAGPHRFRPLFGDDPDAPPHAWYCPLGRDDVEGTGRADGTGGADDREDVRDLVRGPFLTRDLRLLGIPAPGRTAIVHTRPDCPLTLLDPVLPYDGRPPRTATYYEVDLTPRHTADRISLPSSGKGVFTAAAELTWRVHDPVAFVRAQATGVPGRLLAHLREAASLVTRHHSVRRAAGAQRAVNAQLGRWPVPGLTVSCAVTLAPDYAPPPEVRRPAGPSARPLQELLADSETVLFGFDGPLVRLFTATTAREAALDLLRIVAEHRDPEDALAGRPLGGPGAAGAGRELFVHPLDVLRTFAQDRSGPILRDRLDHLELNAVPDAPRTHHCVVLVRTLHDRGRRVGVATDVCAPAVHRCLESYRLPLTAGVHGRDDDLGTLTPSPHRLLGALKPLGAPAATAVLIGSTLAELAAARAAGLRFIGLARNPTVEQALLGAGCDAVVPSLTPVLEAARAL from the coding sequence ATGGCTTCTGAGGAGGCGCCGACGACGAACCCGATGCGCGAACCGAAGGGTGTCCCGTCCGCCCTGGAACGGCTGACCGCGCTGCTGACGGCGGCGGCGGACACCCCGCCCACACCCCGCGAGCTGGCCGAACTCCTGTGGCTGGCCCAGCTGTCGGGCGACCCGGTGGAGCGGAACGCGCCGGACGGGACGGACCCGGCGGCCTCGGCGGCTGCCGAGCGGGCCGAGCGCGACAGCGCCGGTACGGCCGGCGACACGAACGCCGGCACGCCCTCGGGCGCGGCCGGCGGTACGGCCGGGCGTGCGGACGGCGGTGCGGACGACGGTGCCCCGGCCGGGCCGACACCCGCGGCCCCCGCCGAGCGGGTCCCCCTCCGCCTTCCCACACCCGCGCCCGCCTCCGGCGCCACCGCCGGGAGCAGTCCCGTCCTCGCCCCCGCTCCCACGATGCTCCCGCACCCCCTCGCCCTCCAGCGGGCCCTGCGTCCGCTGAAGCGCACGGTGCCCTCGGCGCGCGCCCGTCTCCTCGACGAGCGGGCGACGGCCGACCGCATCGCCCGGCTGGGCGCCCACCCCGACGTCTGGCTCCCCGTGCTGCGCCCCGCGCGCGACCGCTGGCTGCGGCTCAACCTCGTCCACGACACCGGCCCGACGATGCCGGTCTGGCGACCCCTCGTCCGTGAACTTCACACCGCCCTGGCCCAGTCGGGCGTCTTCCGCACGGTCACCCTGCACCCGGCCACGCCCGACGGCGAGGCCCGGCACGTCCCCGACCCGGCGGACGGCCGGACGGTCACCCTGATCGTGAGCGACTGCATGGGCCCGCAGTGGCGCCCCGGTCCGGCGGGCGAGCACTGGTACCGGACCCTGCGGCACTGGGCGACCAGGATGCCGCTGGCCGTCGTGCAGCCGCTCCCGGAACATCTGTGGCCCACCACGGCCCTCCCGGCCGAGCCGGGACTGCTCTCGTCCGCCACCAGGGCGGCCCCGCTGCGCGCGCTCGCCTTCACCGCGTACGACCCCGACGCCGCGCCCCGGCCCGGCGGGGCGCTCCCGCTCCCCGTCCTGGAACCGGGCGCCCCCTGGCTGGCCAACTGGGCGGCGCTGGTGGCGGACCCGGGCGGAGCCCGCGTCCCGGGGGCGGTGGCCTGGCTGCCGGCGGCGCCCGCTCCACCCCCCTCCTCCGGACAGGAGGAGCCCGGTGGGGCCGCGCTGTCCGCGCAGGACCTGGTCCTGCGCTTTCGCTCCACCGCCTCCCGGGAGGCCTTCCGACTGGCCGGCCATCTGGCCCTGGCCGTCCCCTCGGTCCCGGTGATGCGCCTGGTCCAGCGGGCCGTGAGCCGCGACCCGCGGCCCCAGCACCTGGCCGAGGTGATCCTCAGCGGCCTGCTGACCACCGCCCCCGGCCCGCCCGGCTCGTACGACTTCCGCCCCGGCGTCCGCGATCTGCTGCTCCGCACCCTGCCCCGCACGGCACGCGGCCGCGCCCGCGGACTCCTTGACCGGATCGGCGCCTTGATCGACGAGCGGGCGGGTCTCAGGACGGGCGAGTTCCGCGCGGAGACCGGCGGCCCCGACGGCACGGCCCCGGCGTTCGCCACGGTGAGCGAGGAGACGGTACGCAGGCTGGGCGGCAACGTCGAGGAACGGCCCTGGCCGCAACAGCCGGAGTCCGAACCGCCGGCATCGGAGACGCCCGGGCCGCCGCCGTCGGGCGCCGGTTCGCCGGAGTCGGAGCGGCCGGAGTCGGAGCGGCCGGTGGCGGAGCGGCCGGAGTCGGAGCGGCCGGTGGCGGAGCGGCCGGTGGCGGGAGCGAGCGAGCGCACCACGCTCCTCTTCGAGACCGCCACCGACCTCACCGCCAGCCCCGAAACCCGCATCACCCTCGAATACGCGGTCCACGAGGTCCTCGCCAGGGGCGATCTGACTCCCCAGCAGTACGAGGTCCGGGTCCGCGAGAACGGCTACCTCGTACGGATCCGGCCCGGGACGTACCTCCTTCCGGTGCTGGCCGCCGCCCTGCGAGGGCTCCCCGGTCCGCTCGCCGAGCCGGCCGGGCGGCCTCTCCTGCGGGTGACGTTCGGTGACGGACCCGGGATGCCCGCGCCCCCGCCGAGCACCGCCCCCGTCGTCCTCACCGTCCCCCCGGACCTCTACGCGGCCTTCGCCGACAGCTCCGCCGCCGCCGGTCCGCACCGCTTCCGGCCCCTGTTCGGCGACGACCCGGACGCCCCGCCGCACGCCTGGTACTGCCCGCTGGGCCGAGACGACGTGGAGGGGACGGGACGGGCGGACGGAACAGGCGGGGCGGACGACCGCGAAGACGTTCGTGACCTGGTGCGCGGCCCCTTCCTCACCCGTGACCTCCGCCTGCTCGGCATACCCGCCCCAGGCCGCACCGCGATCGTGCACACCCGCCCCGACTGCCCCCTCACCCTCCTCGACCCCGTCCTGCCCTACGACGGCCGGCCGCCCCGCACGGCGACGTACTACGAGGTCGACCTCACCCCCCGGCACACCGCCGACCGGATCTCCCTGCCGAGCTCCGGCAAGGGCGTCTTCACCGCCGCCGCCGAGCTGACCTGGCGGGTCCACGACCCGGTGGCGTTCGTGCGCGCGCAGGCCACCGGCGTGCCCGGACGGCTGCTGGCGCATCTGCGCGAGGCGGCCTCCCTCGTCACCCGCCACCACTCCGTCCGCCGGGCGGCCGGCGCGCAGCGGGCCGTCAACGCGCAGCTCGGCAGGTGGCCGGTGCCGGGTCTGACGGTGAGCTGCGCGGTCACGCTCGCGCCCGACTACGCCCCGCCTCCCGAGGTGCGCCGGCCGGCCGGGCCCTCGGCACGGCCGCTCCAGGAACTGCTCGCCGACTCCGAGACCGTACTGTTCGGCTTCGACGGCCCGCTGGTCCGGCTGTTCACGGCCACGACCGCCCGTGAGGCCGCCCTCGACCTGCTCAGGATCGTCGCCGAACACCGCGACCCCGAGGACGCCCTCGCCGGCCGCCCGCTGGGCGGCCCGGGCGCCGCGGGGGCGGGCCGGGAACTGTTCGTGCACCCGCTGGACGTGCTGCGGACCTTCGCCCAGGACCGGTCGGGCCCGATCCTGCGGGACCGTCTCGACCACCTGGAGCTGAACGCCGTACCGGACGCGCCCAGGACGCACCACTGCGTCGTCCTCGTCCGCACCCTGCACGACAGAGGCCGCCGGGTCGGGGTGGCCACGGACGTCTGCGCGCCCGCCGTCCACCGCTGTCTGGAGTCCTACCGGCTTCCGCTCACGGCCGGTGTCCACGGCCGCGACGACGACCTCGGCACCCTCACGCCCAGCCCGCACCGGCTGCTGGGCGCCCTGAAGCCGCTCGGCGCGCCCGCCGCCACCGCCGTCCTGATCGGTTCCACGCTCGCCGAGCTCGCCGCCGCCCGGGCCGCCGGCCTGCGTTTCATCGGTCTGGCGCGCAACCCCACCGTCGAGCAGGCCCTGCTGGGGGCGGGCTGTGACGCGGTGGTCCCCTCCCTCACACCAGTGCTGGAAGCGGCCCGCGCGCTGTAG
- a CDS encoding AAA family ATPase encodes MPHWSVYTGNSEPHDGVARLPAPPPWRAFDGEPVVPPPRDADDEAAVSPDRVHRARSYVATPESVELVNAALVLRRPLLVTGPPGTGKSSLAYAVARELGLGPVLRWNITSRSTLADGLYQYDPLSRLYAARQAARRERDGESGGGVEDHLRLGPLGTALLPYERPRALLVDEIDKSDLDLPNDLLNVLEEGQYEIPELMRAARHSAEDVTAEVLADGSDTPVEVTRGRIRCRAFPFVVLTSNGEREFPPAFLRRCVRLKLRRPGRDQLTEIVRAHLDTPPGEAEHLIDRFLTRAADGELATDQLLNALYLTGVAGLDADSRDGLAERLMPYLSATADGDGF; translated from the coding sequence ATGCCGCACTGGTCCGTCTACACCGGGAACAGCGAGCCGCACGACGGCGTCGCCCGGCTGCCCGCGCCGCCGCCCTGGCGGGCGTTCGACGGGGAGCCCGTCGTGCCGCCGCCCCGGGACGCCGACGACGAGGCGGCCGTCTCCCCCGACCGTGTCCACCGCGCCCGCTCGTACGTCGCCACCCCGGAGAGCGTCGAACTCGTCAACGCGGCCCTCGTGCTGCGCCGCCCCCTGCTCGTCACCGGCCCGCCCGGCACCGGCAAGTCCTCCCTGGCGTACGCGGTGGCGCGCGAGCTGGGCCTCGGTCCTGTGCTGCGCTGGAACATCACCAGCCGTTCCACCCTGGCCGACGGCCTCTACCAGTACGACCCGCTGTCCCGGCTGTACGCGGCCCGGCAGGCCGCCCGGCGCGAGCGGGACGGCGAATCCGGGGGCGGGGTCGAGGACCATCTGCGCCTGGGCCCCCTCGGCACGGCCCTGCTGCCCTACGAACGCCCCCGCGCGCTCCTCGTCGACGAGATCGACAAGAGCGACCTCGATCTGCCCAACGACCTGCTGAACGTCCTGGAGGAGGGTCAGTACGAGATCCCCGAACTCATGCGCGCGGCCCGTCACTCCGCCGAGGACGTCACCGCCGAGGTCCTGGCCGACGGCTCGGACACCCCCGTCGAGGTCACCCGCGGCCGGATCCGCTGCCGCGCCTTCCCGTTCGTCGTGCTGACCAGCAACGGCGAGCGGGAGTTCCCGCCCGCGTTCCTGCGCCGATGCGTCCGGCTGAAGCTGCGCCGACCCGGCCGCGACCAGCTCACCGAGATCGTCCGGGCCCACCTCGACACTCCGCCCGGCGAGGCGGAACACCTCATCGACCGCTTCCTGACCCGCGCCGCCGACGGCGAACTCGCCACCGACCAGCTCCTCAACGCCCTCTACCTCACCGGCGTCGCCGGTCTGGACGCCGACTCCCGCGACGGGCTGGCGGAGCGACTGATGCCCTACCTCAGCGCCACGGCGGACGGCGATGGCTTCTGA
- a CDS encoding VMAP-C domain-containing protein: protein MNSAEWHARIESAGQVAGAGFLVTPRRVLTCAHVVHGADQDALTVTFTERPGSPAVPARVVADGGWGGGTADLGDLAVLELAHEVPVAPAALAPVDAAHDRRPDRPRKLVVYGFPVGFDEGTLAEYRITATQLLNREWIQLEAWQPGGQPLAPGFSGAAVTLADTGEVVGMVTAAAGDRGVHNGRMMPTEVMARYWPDLEGLVPTSDHGTADRARLRALVERAVRAGLDGDRARRVRLYESARGPLDPDAPEEGFDSLWSAALFVLCEVDGADAAATVARFTAHVEAILRAPVETAAAPDWSPILVDLQHSGAGEGHVRVEVSAYSGGRRHPVGSDTVPQTGLRAYVQERIEAAFRYLTPGCDELLAFALPRDWIDLPVDRWASTPDDDTPLGCVYPLVVTDQARRRAGVRHQLTRVWNRLDAAPGARVHRVECGSPEEPRRLRMRLRQDDACLAGFATAPAASHTRPHFDTSLNAPAPMVIWSREGCRTGPDESCAGGDGCAGKTFLDELDTCVSGVPPAELPRRILALREEADAEDGHWAHDIQLLWDDPRLFADPHGGTSGHPRSPVT, encoded by the coding sequence CCGGCCCGCGTGGTCGCCGACGGCGGCTGGGGCGGCGGCACCGCCGACCTCGGCGACCTGGCCGTCCTGGAGCTGGCGCACGAGGTCCCGGTCGCCCCGGCCGCGCTGGCCCCCGTGGACGCGGCCCACGACCGGCGGCCCGACCGGCCCCGCAAGCTCGTCGTCTACGGCTTCCCGGTCGGCTTCGACGAGGGCACTCTCGCCGAATACCGCATCACCGCGACGCAGTTGCTGAACCGCGAGTGGATCCAGCTGGAGGCGTGGCAGCCCGGCGGCCAGCCGCTCGCCCCCGGGTTCAGCGGCGCCGCGGTCACGCTCGCCGACACCGGTGAGGTCGTCGGCATGGTCACCGCGGCGGCCGGTGACCGGGGCGTGCACAACGGGCGGATGATGCCCACCGAGGTCATGGCCCGCTACTGGCCCGACCTGGAGGGCCTCGTCCCCACCTCGGACCACGGCACCGCCGACCGCGCCCGGCTGCGCGCCCTCGTCGAGCGCGCCGTCCGCGCGGGTCTGGACGGCGATCGCGCGCGGCGCGTACGGCTCTACGAGTCCGCCAGGGGTCCGCTGGACCCGGACGCGCCCGAGGAGGGGTTCGACTCGCTGTGGTCGGCGGCCCTGTTCGTGCTCTGCGAGGTGGACGGCGCCGACGCGGCCGCCACGGTCGCCCGCTTCACCGCCCATGTGGAGGCGATCCTCCGGGCCCCCGTCGAGACGGCCGCCGCACCCGACTGGTCGCCCATCCTCGTCGACCTCCAGCACAGCGGCGCGGGCGAGGGACACGTGCGCGTCGAGGTGTCGGCGTACAGCGGGGGCCGCCGGCACCCGGTGGGCTCGGACACCGTCCCGCAGACCGGGCTGCGCGCCTACGTGCAGGAGCGGATCGAGGCCGCCTTCCGGTATCTGACGCCCGGCTGCGACGAGTTGCTCGCGTTCGCGCTGCCCCGCGACTGGATCGACCTGCCCGTCGACCGGTGGGCGAGCACACCCGACGACGACACCCCGCTCGGCTGTGTGTACCCGCTCGTCGTCACCGACCAGGCGCGCCGCAGGGCCGGTGTCCGGCACCAGCTGACCCGGGTGTGGAACCGGCTCGACGCGGCGCCCGGCGCCCGGGTGCACCGGGTCGAGTGCGGCAGCCCCGAGGAACCCCGCCGGCTGCGGATGCGGCTGCGCCAGGACGACGCCTGTCTCGCCGGCTTCGCGACCGCCCCGGCCGCCTCCCACACCCGCCCGCACTTCGACACCTCCCTCAACGCGCCCGCCCCGATGGTCATCTGGTCCCGCGAGGGCTGTCGGACCGGGCCGGACGAGTCGTGCGCCGGCGGGGACGGCTGCGCGGGCAAGACGTTCCTGGACGAGCTCGACACCTGTGTGTCCGGGGTACCGCCCGCCGAACTCCCGCGCCGGATCCTCGCGTTGCGGGAGGAGGCCGACGCGGAGGACGGCCACTGGGCGCACGACATCCAGTTGCTGTGGGACGACCCGCGCCTCTTCGCCGACCCGCACGGCGGCACGTCCGGCCACCCCCGCTCACCCGTGACCTGA